A section of the Hippea sp. KM1 genome encodes:
- a CDS encoding metal-dependent transcriptional regulator: protein MEEVKLTPSTEDYLKTIYEIAKSNKVVRIKDIAKSLNVKMPSVVNAVKQLEAKDLVMHETYGYIELTPLGAKIGKKLDERHRILKEFLSDVLQVDETISSEDACAIEHYLHPETVDRVVKFLNFLRLSPDGEPGWLKKFKLYLKTGKKECDKLDNGG from the coding sequence ATGGAAGAGGTAAAGCTCACCCCCTCGACGGAGGACTATTTAAAGACCATATACGAGATAGCCAAGAGCAATAAGGTTGTAAGGATTAAGGACATAGCAAAGAGCCTCAATGTGAAGATGCCGTCTGTTGTTAATGCCGTAAAGCAGCTTGAGGCAAAGGATCTTGTAATGCATGAGACATACGGGTATATAGAGCTCACGCCGTTGGGTGCAAAGATAGGCAAGAAGCTCGATGAAAGGCACAGGATATTGAAGGAGTTTTTAAGCGATGTGCTCCAGGTTGATGAGACCATATCGTCTGAGGATGCCTGTGCTATAGAGCACTATCTCCATCCAGAAACCGTCGATAGGGTGGTGAAGTTTCTGAATTTCTTGAGGCTTTCGCCTGATGGTGAGCCGGGCTGGTTGAAGAAGTTTAAGCTTTACTTAAAGACCGGCAAAAAGGAGTGCGACAAGTTAGACAATGGAGGCTAA
- a CDS encoding DNA recombination protein RmuC yields the protein MDVYYLAAAVFAGGAVLFLALNQTRQFRLIRDELKDELLRVYQENQKQIERNSELFEKLNQSTLRLNDTLKEELYARFKDINSTIEAENSKNRDELKGFMEIVNDKLIQLSDRVDERLKAGFDNVDKTFKEIVEGIARISEAQRKIEELSKDVVSLQQILDDKKKRGVFGEVRLETILKSVFGEEGELYRIQYSFENNGRKVIADAVIKAPEMGLLAVDSKFPLENYVKMVEAGEADRARFTSQFKQNLKKHIDDIADKYICPPTTADMAVMFLPSEAIFAEVNAHHADIIAYARQKRVWIASPTTLMALLATVQAVVKDVKTRQQALKIQQELARLSKNFDRYRERWEKLIKDIDRLSKDAKDVHITTQKISEDFKRIERVEFDSSRAIE from the coding sequence ATGGATGTGTATTACCTTGCCGCCGCGGTTTTTGCTGGCGGTGCGGTTTTGTTTTTGGCGCTAAATCAAACAAGGCAGTTTAGGCTGATAAGGGATGAACTGAAGGATGAGTTGCTTAGGGTGTATCAGGAGAATCAAAAGCAGATAGAAAGAAATTCAGAATTGTTTGAAAAACTCAATCAGTCGACCTTAAGACTCAATGACACCTTAAAAGAGGAGTTGTATGCCAGGTTTAAGGATATAAACTCAACCATAGAGGCCGAAAACTCAAAGAACAGGGATGAGCTTAAGGGTTTTATGGAGATTGTAAACGATAAGCTGATACAGTTGAGCGACAGGGTGGATGAGAGGCTTAAGGCCGGCTTTGATAATGTGGATAAGACATTCAAGGAGATCGTGGAGGGTATTGCGAGGATCTCTGAGGCCCAGCGCAAGATTGAGGAGCTCTCAAAGGATGTCGTCTCTTTGCAGCAGATATTGGACGATAAGAAGAAGAGGGGCGTTTTTGGAGAGGTTAGGCTTGAGACGATATTGAAATCGGTCTTTGGGGAAGAGGGCGAGCTTTATAGGATCCAGTATAGTTTTGAAAACAACGGCAGGAAGGTTATAGCCGATGCGGTTATAAAGGCTCCAGAGATGGGTTTGTTGGCTGTGGATTCGAAGTTTCCCCTTGAAAACTATGTCAAAATGGTTGAGGCGGGGGAGGCCGATAGGGCAAGGTTCACAAGCCAGTTTAAACAGAATCTAAAAAAGCACATAGACGATATAGCAGACAAATACATCTGCCCACCAACAACAGCCGATATGGCCGTTATGTTTCTGCCCTCTGAGGCCATATTTGCCGAGGTTAACGCCCACCATGCAGACATTATAGCTTATGCAAGGCAAAAGAGGGTCTGGATAGCATCGCCAACAACCCTGATGGCTCTGCTTGCAACTGTGCAGGCCGTTGTTAAGGATGTCAAGACCAGGCAGCAGGCCTTAAAGATTCAGCAGGAGCTTGCAAGGCTCTCAAAGAACTTCGATAGATACAGGGAGAGGTGGGAAAAGCTCATAAAGGATATAGATAGGCTCAGCAAGGATGCCAAGGATGTTCATATAACAACACAGAAGATATCGGAGGATTTTAAACGCATAGAGAGGGTTGAATTCGACTCATCGAGGGCTATAGAGTGA
- a CDS encoding MTH1187 family thiamine-binding protein: MSVLVEFAMFPTDKGESVSSYVSRIIKVIDESGFEYKLTPMGTVFETETMEEALGLINKAYSVLEPDCNRIYSTIKFDIRKNRSNRLTQKIASIESKLGKKVKQ; this comes from the coding sequence ATGTCTGTTTTGGTGGAGTTTGCAATGTTTCCAACGGATAAAGGGGAGAGTGTTAGCTCCTATGTTTCAAGGATTATCAAGGTGATTGATGAGAGCGGCTTTGAGTATAAGCTTACACCCATGGGGACTGTGTTTGAAACCGAGACGATGGAGGAGGCCCTGGGTTTGATAAACAAGGCATACAGTGTGCTTGAGCCCGATTGCAATAGGATTTACTCAACGATTAAGTTTGATATACGCAAGAATCGCTCCAACAGGTTAACCCAGAAGATTGCATCGATTGAATCGAAATTGGGTAAGAAGGTTAAGCAGTGA